Proteins encoded together in one Prosthecobacter debontii window:
- the dnaJ gene encoding molecular chaperone DnaJ codes for MAEKRDYYEVLGVSRDVSADELKKAYRKLAVKYHPDKNPGDKSAEDKFKEIGEAYDILSDEQKRAAYDRYGHAAFSAGMGGGAGAGGGFHDPFDIFREVFGGGGGGGGIFESFFGGAGGGRQQRRDGPQRGSDLRYGLEITLEDAARGCEREIEYERLNSCKTCSGSGSASGGGKKTCRTCGGAGQVISSRGFFQIQQTCPDCSGSGEVISDPCKTCSGTGRSKERTKLRVKIPAGIEDGSRLRSGGNGDYGSKGGPAGDLYIVINVKPHDIFEREGDDLHCQMPLSFTTAALGGEATVPTLEGKANLKVPAGTQNGTTFRLRGKGLKALGEDHHGDLYVHVQIAVPTKLTAEQRGHLEAFAKSFGETPSSTMEESFFEKAKKFFK; via the coding sequence ATGGCAGAAAAACGCGATTATTATGAAGTGCTGGGCGTCTCTCGGGATGTCTCTGCCGACGAGCTGAAGAAAGCTTACCGTAAATTGGCGGTGAAATATCACCCCGATAAGAACCCCGGAGACAAGAGCGCCGAGGATAAGTTTAAGGAAATCGGTGAAGCTTACGACATCCTCAGTGATGAGCAGAAACGTGCTGCTTACGACCGCTACGGCCACGCCGCCTTCTCGGCTGGCATGGGTGGCGGAGCCGGAGCTGGCGGCGGCTTCCACGATCCCTTTGATATCTTCCGTGAAGTTTTTGGTGGTGGCGGTGGAGGTGGCGGCATTTTTGAAAGCTTCTTCGGAGGTGCTGGCGGTGGCCGTCAGCAGCGTCGAGATGGTCCTCAGCGCGGCAGCGACCTTCGTTACGGCCTGGAAATCACCCTGGAAGATGCAGCCCGCGGCTGCGAGCGGGAGATCGAGTATGAACGCCTGAATTCCTGCAAGACCTGTAGCGGCAGCGGCTCCGCCAGCGGCGGCGGCAAGAAAACCTGCCGCACCTGTGGTGGTGCTGGCCAGGTCATCTCCTCACGTGGGTTTTTCCAGATCCAGCAGACCTGCCCCGATTGCAGCGGTAGTGGCGAGGTGATCAGCGACCCTTGCAAAACTTGCTCCGGCACGGGCCGCTCCAAGGAGCGCACCAAGCTGCGGGTGAAAATCCCCGCCGGCATCGAGGATGGTTCCCGCCTGCGCTCCGGTGGCAATGGCGACTATGGTTCCAAAGGCGGTCCTGCAGGTGACCTCTACATCGTCATCAACGTCAAACCGCACGATATCTTCGAGCGCGAAGGCGATGACCTGCACTGCCAGATGCCACTCAGCTTCACGACAGCAGCGCTAGGCGGCGAAGCCACGGTGCCGACCCTGGAAGGCAAAGCCAACCTCAAAGTCCCCGCGGGCACTCAGAATGGCACCACCTTCCGCCTCCGTGGAAAAGGCCTGAAGGCATTGGGAGAAGATCATCATGGAGATCTTTACGTGCACGTTCAGATCGCCGTGCCCACCAAGCTCACCGCAGAGCAGCGTGGACATCTCGAGGCCTTTGCCAAGTCTTTTGGAGAGACCCCTTCTTCCACGATGGAGGAGAGCTTCTTTGAAAAGGCCAAAAAGTTCTTCAAATAA
- a CDS encoding STAS domain-containing protein encodes MIAPSTILVGRIGKVFWLRVEGRGTFQNSVQVKKALQAVMDHGTNDLVVDLERCPMMDSTFLGTLTGAALSVREKQQGSFSVLNANPRNLQLLCDLGLDHIMTVDTTGESWPEERELACAQLATCGEKGASCKMEQTQHVLVAHKVLADMSDTNQGRFRDVIHFLEKELEDQPELATS; translated from the coding sequence GTGATTGCTCCGTCCACCATCCTCGTAGGCCGAATAGGCAAGGTATTTTGGTTGCGGGTAGAAGGACGTGGCACCTTCCAAAATTCCGTCCAGGTGAAAAAAGCTCTCCAGGCGGTGATGGATCATGGTACCAACGATCTCGTCGTGGACTTGGAGCGTTGTCCCATGATGGACTCGACTTTTCTGGGCACCCTGACCGGAGCTGCCCTGAGCGTGCGGGAAAAGCAGCAGGGGTCTTTCAGCGTGCTCAACGCCAATCCACGCAATCTACAATTGCTCTGTGACCTGGGGTTGGACCACATCATGACCGTGGATACCACGGGCGAATCCTGGCCCGAAGAGCGTGAATTGGCCTGTGCGCAGCTCGCCACCTGTGGTGAAAAGGGGGCCAGTTGCAAGATGGAGCAGACCCAGCATGTGCTGGTGGCTCACAAAGTTTTGGCGGATATGAGTGATACCAACCAGGGCCGCTTCCGGGATGTCATTCATTTTTTGGAGAAGGAGCTTGAGGATCAGCCAGAACTGGCCACTTCCTGA
- a CDS encoding glutaredoxin family protein: MSQPKITAYLKTYCGWSEGVRAIFRKYNLDYEEKDIIKNPAFRWEMEQKSGQPLSPCVEVNGTMLADISGEEVERWMLDNGLLVANDTAPDAPINSSCTDAQHAAMAAGQVGKISFIN, from the coding sequence ATGAGCCAGCCCAAAATCACCGCCTACTTAAAGACCTACTGCGGATGGAGCGAAGGCGTGCGTGCCATCTTCCGCAAATACAACCTCGACTACGAGGAAAAAGATATCATTAAAAACCCGGCCTTCCGCTGGGAAATGGAACAAAAAAGCGGCCAACCCCTGAGCCCTTGTGTCGAAGTCAACGGCACCATGCTTGCGGATATCAGCGGTGAAGAAGTGGAGCGCTGGATGCTCGACAACGGTCTCCTTGTCGCCAATGACACCGCTCCAGATGCTCCGATCAACTCGTCCTGCACGGACGCACAGCATGCCGCCATGGCCGCTGGACAAGTCGGCAAGATCAGTTTCATCAACTGA
- a CDS encoding low molecular weight protein tyrosine phosphatase family protein, with translation MKLLFLCSRNHWRSPTAEAIYQNDPRVQVRSAGTSSSARIRVSEKLLQWADLVCVMEHTHKRRLREHFPDLYPDLDIEVLDIADDYEFMDPTLIELIRERVEPLLD, from the coding sequence TTGAAGCTTCTATTTCTCTGCTCTCGCAATCATTGGCGCAGCCCCACTGCGGAAGCGATCTATCAAAACGATCCGCGTGTGCAGGTGCGCTCGGCGGGCACCAGTTCCAGTGCTCGCATTCGCGTCAGTGAGAAACTCCTTCAGTGGGCCGATCTCGTCTGTGTGATGGAGCACACGCACAAACGCCGACTGCGCGAGCATTTCCCCGATCTCTACCCCGATCTCGACATCGAAGTACTCGATATCGCCGACGACTACGAATTCATGGACCCGACACTGATCGAGCTCATCCGTGAGCGCGTGGAGCCGCTGCTGGATTGA
- a CDS encoding nucleotide exchange factor GrpE, translating to MSEPSPTPETQPEVLPPETEAAATEPTAPLDPIEAAQAEIAQWKDLAYRNAAELDNFRKRAAREAQDTRAYANADLLRSLFPILDNFEMGLEAARAESEKSMIFMGMNMVHRQISEFLREQGVQEVEALGKAFDPNLHDAVAQEHQPGAAEGVVLRVTRRGYKLKDRLLRAASVVVSGAPTPAETAPAT from the coding sequence ATGTCTGAGCCGAGTCCAACCCCCGAGACCCAGCCTGAAGTCCTCCCCCCTGAAACTGAGGCTGCGGCTACCGAGCCTACTGCACCGCTGGATCCCATCGAAGCAGCTCAAGCTGAGATTGCCCAATGGAAAGACCTCGCTTACCGCAATGCGGCTGAGCTGGATAACTTCCGCAAACGCGCTGCTCGTGAAGCCCAAGATACCCGTGCGTATGCCAATGCGGACCTCCTCCGCTCTCTTTTCCCCATCTTGGACAATTTCGAAATGGGGCTGGAAGCGGCTCGTGCGGAGTCCGAGAAATCCATGATTTTCATGGGCATGAACATGGTTCACCGCCAGATCTCTGAATTCCTGCGTGAGCAAGGCGTGCAAGAGGTGGAAGCTCTGGGAAAAGCCTTCGATCCCAATCTCCACGACGCCGTGGCCCAAGAACACCAGCCGGGTGCCGCTGAGGGTGTCGTCCTACGGGTGACCCGCCGTGGCTACAAACTAAAAGATCGCCTCCTGCGTGCGGCGAGTGTGGTGGTCTCCGGTGCCCCCACTCCGGCTGAGACAGCCCCTGCTACCTGA
- a CDS encoding PP2C family protein-serine/threonine phosphatase — translation MTTFIIIVLSLLLAAATTALVLVLKKKDQTITELLREEQAIVEEERRMFGFLHDLGESITREDSNAAMYRLIVEGTMRVLECSGGALYLLDPAGKSLVPRFHSDHCAPLVDLPERIAAMGKTNGSALLSFLRLHSLRVDEGIAGGVFASQKAELIEDLRKDIRLKQSSIFQNNITAMVGPLSFGPRKLGILAVTAPKGARQFRDNDFDVFKSIVEQSAFALANAMAHQAAAEKKQIEAELRAASEIQRILLPESDPSVPSYTITGRNIPAKVLSGDYYDFIPLGEGRQGVVIADVSGKGTAAAIITAMCRSILRSNASIGSSPAAVLAAVNRQLAPDIREDMFISMIYLVIDPGTDSVTFARAGHTLPLLWRKATGNVESLHSGGLAVGIDKGDVFERVTKDKSFQMEPGDCLLLYTDGVNEALDAKGLEFGEERIHTNIATLAPQGPQALVDGIVADVDKFLGGKRSHDDITLIALQKKA, via the coding sequence ATGACTACCTTCATCATTATCGTGCTCAGCCTGCTGCTGGCGGCAGCGACTACGGCACTGGTGCTGGTCTTAAAAAAGAAGGATCAAACCATCACAGAACTCCTGCGGGAAGAGCAGGCCATCGTGGAAGAGGAGCGTCGGATGTTCGGGTTTCTCCATGATTTGGGGGAGTCCATCACGCGCGAGGATAGCAATGCTGCCATGTATCGCTTGATTGTCGAGGGCACCATGCGGGTCTTGGAGTGCAGTGGAGGTGCCCTCTACCTCCTTGATCCGGCCGGGAAGTCACTGGTGCCGCGTTTTCACTCCGACCACTGTGCCCCACTCGTGGATTTGCCTGAGCGAATTGCAGCCATGGGCAAGACGAATGGCTCGGCTCTTCTCAGCTTTCTGCGTCTGCACTCCCTCCGTGTCGATGAAGGCATTGCAGGGGGAGTTTTTGCCAGTCAAAAGGCCGAGTTGATCGAAGATCTGCGCAAAGACATCCGGCTGAAGCAGAGCAGTATCTTTCAAAACAACATCACCGCCATGGTGGGCCCCCTGAGTTTTGGCCCTCGGAAGTTAGGAATTTTAGCGGTCACAGCGCCGAAGGGGGCGAGACAATTCCGTGATAACGACTTCGACGTCTTCAAGTCCATTGTGGAGCAGTCTGCCTTTGCCTTAGCCAATGCCATGGCGCATCAGGCGGCGGCGGAGAAAAAACAAATCGAAGCCGAGCTGCGTGCGGCGAGTGAGATCCAGCGGATTTTGCTGCCGGAGAGTGATCCCAGCGTGCCTAGTTACACCATCACCGGGCGGAATATTCCGGCCAAGGTCTTGAGTGGGGACTATTACGATTTCATTCCCTTGGGGGAAGGTCGGCAGGGCGTGGTGATTGCAGACGTTTCTGGTAAAGGAACGGCGGCCGCCATCATTACCGCGATGTGCCGCAGTATCTTACGCAGCAATGCCTCAATCGGTTCCTCACCAGCGGCCGTGCTTGCTGCTGTGAATCGTCAGCTCGCCCCCGACATTCGTGAGGACATGTTTATCAGCATGATTTACTTGGTGATAGATCCCGGGACGGACTCCGTTACGTTTGCCCGTGCCGGGCACACCTTGCCGCTGCTCTGGCGTAAGGCGACCGGTAATGTGGAAAGCCTGCACAGTGGAGGTCTTGCGGTGGGCATCGACAAAGGCGATGTGTTTGAGCGAGTGACCAAAGATAAGTCTTTTCAGATGGAGCCAGGAGATTGTCTCCTGCTCTACACCGATGGTGTCAATGAGGCTCTCGATGCCAAGGGACTGGAATTTGGTGAAGAGCGCATCCACACAAATATCGCCACTTTAGCGCCTCAGGGGCCGCAAGCCCTCGTGGATGGTATCGTGGCAGACGTGGACAAGTTTCTGGGCGGGAAGCGCTCCCATGACGACATCACCTTGATTGCCTTGCAGAAAAAGGCATAG